The genomic window TGGCGGGGACGATGGCGGCATCGCCATGCATTTCGCCATCCACCTCCAGATCGGGCGCCGCGGCGCGGATCAGGGCCAGGGCCCGGCGCATCCGCCGTGCGCTCTCGGCCCCCGAGGCGCCGAAGGAGGAATGGCTCAGCAGCGCGACCTTGGGCGTGATGCCGAATTCCCGCACCTGCTCGGCCGCCAGCAGCGTCATTTCGCAGAGCTGTTCGGCCGTGGGTTCCAGCATCAGGTGGGTGTCCACGAAGAAGAGCGTGGCGCCCTGGCTGATCACGGCCGACATGGCATAGGCGCGGCTCACATCGGCGCGCTTGCCGGTGACGGCCAGCACATGCTCCCACTCGCGCATCCAGTCGCCCCGGCCGCCGGCGATGACGGCATCGGCCTCGCCCGCCTCCAGCAGCAGGCAGGCGGCGACGGCGGGGCGGGAGGCCACGCGGCGCTCGGCGGCCGGGGGCGTGATGCCGCGGCGCCCCACCTTGGACTGGTAGAGGGTGACGAGGGGGGCGAAGAAGGCCGGGTCCTCCTCCGGGTGCAGCACGCGCACGCTCTCGCCCAGGGCCATGCGCAGGCCGAGTGCGGCGACGCGCGCGGCCACCACCTCGCGCCGGCCGATCAGGATGGGCTCGGCCGTGCCTTCGTCCAGGACGGTCTGCACGGCGCGCAGCGTGCGCTCATCCTCGCCCTCGGCGAAGACGACGCGGGCGGGGCGGCGGCGGGCGAGTTCCTGCACCGGCCGCATGAGGTTGCCCGAGCGGAAGACGAAGCGCGTGAGGTCCTGCCGGTAGGCCGCGAGGTCCGCGATGGGGCGGCGGGCCACGCCGCTGTCCATGGCGGCCTTGGCCACGGCGGGCGCCACCTCCAGGATCAGCCGCGGGTCGAAAGGCTTGGGGATGATGTAGTCCGGGCCGAAGACGGGCGCGATGCCGCCATAGGCCGCGGCCACCACCTCGCTGGCCTCCACGCGGGCCAGGGCGGCGATGGCCTCGACGGCGGCCACCTTCATCTCCTCGTTGATCGTGGTCGCCCCGGCGTCCAGCGCGCCCCGGAAGATGAAGGGGAAGCAGAGGACGTTGTTGACCTGGTTCGGGTAGTCCGTGCGGCCCGTGGCCACGATGGCGTCGGGACGGACGGCGCGCACCGCCTCGGGCAGGATCTCAGGCTCGGGATTGGCCAGCGCCAGCACGAGCGGCTTGGGCGCCAGGCGCGACAGCCATTCCGCCTTCAGGATGCGGGGCGCGGAGAGGCCCAGGAACACATCGGCGCCGTCCAGCACCTCCTCCAGCTTCCGGGCATCGGTGGGCTGGGCGTAGCGGGCCTTGCTGGCGTCGAGGCCGGGGCGGCCCTCATAGACCACGCCCTCGATGTCGCAGACCGTCACGTTCTCGCGCTTCAGGCCCATGGTGACGAGCAGGTCGAGGCAGGCGATGGCCGCCGCCCCCCCGCCGGTGTTCACCAGCTTCACCTGGTCCAGCGTCTTGCCCTGGATGAGCAACCCGTTGCGGATGGCGGCGGCGACGATGATGGCGGTGCCGTGCTGGTCATCGTGGAAGACCGGGATGTTCATGCGGGCGCGGAGCTGCGCCTCGATCTCGAAGCATTCCGGGGCCTTGATGTCTTCCAGGTTGATGGCGCCGAAGCTGGGCTCCAGGGCGGCCACCGTCTCCACGAAGCGGTCCACCTCCCGCGCCTCGACCTCGATATCAATGGAATCGATGCCGGCGAAACGCTTGAACAGCACCGCCTTGCCCTCCATCACGGGCTTGGAGGCCAGCGCGCCGATGGCGCCCAGCCCCAGCACGGCGGTGCCATTGGTGATGACGGCGACCATGTTGCCGCGGG from Roseococcus microcysteis includes these protein-coding regions:
- a CDS encoding NADP-dependent malic enzyme, translating into MDDDFRRAALDYHRFPRPGKLTVEPTKRMASQRDLALAYSPGVAAACEEIAANPDAAWEYTARGNMVAVITNGTAVLGLGAIGALASKPVMEGKAVLFKRFAGIDSIDIEVEAREVDRFVETVAALEPSFGAINLEDIKAPECFEIEAQLRARMNIPVFHDDQHGTAIIVAAAIRNGLLIQGKTLDQVKLVNTGGGAAAIACLDLLVTMGLKRENVTVCDIEGVVYEGRPGLDASKARYAQPTDARKLEEVLDGADVFLGLSAPRILKAEWLSRLAPKPLVLALANPEPEILPEAVRAVRPDAIVATGRTDYPNQVNNVLCFPFIFRGALDAGATTINEEMKVAAVEAIAALARVEASEVVAAAYGGIAPVFGPDYIIPKPFDPRLILEVAPAVAKAAMDSGVARRPIADLAAYRQDLTRFVFRSGNLMRPVQELARRRPARVVFAEGEDERTLRAVQTVLDEGTAEPILIGRREVVAARVAALGLRMALGESVRVLHPEEDPAFFAPLVTLYQSKVGRRGITPPAAERRVASRPAVAACLLLEAGEADAVIAGGRGDWMREWEHVLAVTGKRADVSRAYAMSAVISQGATLFFVDTHLMLEPTAEQLCEMTLLAAEQVREFGITPKVALLSHSSFGASGAESARRMRRALALIRAAAPDLEVDGEMHGDAAIVPAIRARAVPDPKLEGMANLLVFPNLDAANIAFNLVKAVSDGLQVGPMLLGMNKPVHVLVPSVTARGIANLAAVAGSQAARAQG